A single genomic interval of Gemmatimonadota bacterium harbors:
- a CDS encoding haloacid dehalogenase type II, whose amino-acid sequence MKLTDFKVLTFDCYGTLIDWETGMIKGLEPLLSKVERKLSRNEILQAHARHESTQQAWTPGMRYSELLAIVYKRLAEEWGIAVTPDECAAYGQSIKQWPAFSDSPDALQYLKKHYKLAILSNVDNNSFKYSNDRLGVEFDAIYTAEDIGSYKPADRNFKYMLEHLKSLGIEKSEILHTAESLYHDHIPANKNGLATCWIYRRFNDEGFGATIDPGEMPNYNFQFNSMAELVKAHQEAFSQGDIP is encoded by the coding sequence ATGAAACTCACCGATTTCAAAGTCCTCACATTCGATTGCTATGGCACACTCATCGACTGGGAAACCGGGATGATCAAAGGACTGGAGCCGCTCCTATCAAAGGTCGAACGAAAATTGTCGCGCAATGAAATCCTTCAAGCGCACGCGCGACACGAATCAACGCAACAAGCCTGGACGCCGGGCATGCGCTATTCCGAACTCCTCGCCATCGTCTATAAACGTCTCGCCGAAGAATGGGGCATCGCCGTCACGCCCGATGAGTGCGCCGCTTATGGTCAATCGATAAAACAATGGCCAGCGTTTTCCGATTCTCCCGACGCGCTACAATATCTCAAAAAGCACTACAAACTCGCGATCCTGTCCAACGTCGATAACAACAGCTTTAAATACAGCAACGACCGTCTCGGTGTTGAATTTGACGCCATATACACGGCCGAAGACATAGGATCGTACAAACCTGCGGATCGAAACTTCAAATACATGCTGGAACACCTCAAATCGCTCGGCATTGAAAAATCGGAAATTCTACACACCGCAGAAAGCTTATACCACGATCACATCCCGGCAAACAAAAACGGACTCGCCACCTGCTGGATCTACAGGCGCTTCAACGACGAAGGCTTCGGCGCGACCATAGACCCGGGCGAAATGCCAAACTACAATTTTCAATTCAATAGCATGGCAGAACTCGTAAAGGCACACCAGGAGGCTTTTTCTCAAGGAGACATACCATGA
- a CDS encoding inosine monophosphate cyclohydrolase, whose protein sequence is MTIDADMDRLKNATYPGRGIVIGQTPDTSCMVQIYWIMGRSPSSRNRVFVREGDAVKTDTVDKSHDIDPLTMYYPIRVLGNAHIVTNGDQTDTIVHTLQNGGSFESALKTRTYEPDAPNFTPRISGLTDLGDAQAYRLSVLKTVGGDARYCLRQFFNYETAIPGTGHCITTYTDDGNPLPSFQGEPYAVELFDDIQQTADVFWNLLDEDNRVSLLVKFIHPETANLVIVNKYGSG, encoded by the coding sequence ATGACCATAGATGCCGACATGGATCGTTTAAAAAACGCCACCTATCCCGGTCGTGGTATTGTAATAGGGCAAACTCCTGATACCTCATGTATGGTTCAGATCTACTGGATCATGGGGCGCAGTCCCAGCAGTCGCAACCGCGTATTTGTGCGAGAAGGCGATGCGGTAAAAACCGACACTGTGGATAAATCCCATGACATTGATCCACTGACCATGTACTATCCCATCCGCGTATTGGGCAACGCGCATATCGTCACAAATGGCGATCAGACCGACACCATCGTCCATACCTTGCAAAACGGCGGCTCTTTTGAATCAGCCCTCAAAACCCGCACTTATGAACCCGACGCCCCCAATTTCACACCGCGCATCTCTGGCCTTACCGACCTGGGCGACGCGCAAGCCTATCGACTATCGGTCTTAAAAACCGTTGGCGGTGATGCGCGCTATTGTTTGCGCCAATTCTTCAATTATGAAACCGCGATCCCCGGCACGGGCCACTGCATCACAACATATACAGACGACGGCAATCCCCTGCCCTCATTCCAAGGAGAGCCGTATGCCGTCGAATTATTCGACGACATACAGCAAACCGCCGATGTATTCTGGAACCTGTTAGACGAAGACAATCGCGTCTCGCTACTCGTAAAATTCATCCACCCCGAGACCGCTAATCTGGTGATCGTGAACAAATACGGATCGGGATAA
- a CDS encoding neutral/alkaline non-lysosomal ceramidase N-terminal domain-containing protein has protein sequence MIQSGVASGDITPEPGPVLQGHWNTNPSHSVLYPLEVRAVVFAEEDVQIAIATLDVIGITKATTDRIRAKVANIIPGDSIMVACSHTHCALATLPCLGGTPDPEYMDRIVETTAACIAEAAANLQPVTLGLGCGSAHFNINRRPLPGASSMTLNYGGIVDRRVRVLHVTGENGTPLATLFHYACHPTTLSGANGIISPDYPGIARNRIEQTLGGKALFLPGCFGNIRPAILSETGGFASATREQLDACGHELGDEVCRIATGLNTRSTQGISARRTDIAIPFGNLMPEDELKKMAADESERGQLLTGPWAREVLDMAASGTIPSEKPTEMQLIQVGPIALITIPGEPVQEIGHAMEKRLRDISADLWPVGYANDEVGYLCTERQYEEGGYEPNAYPYYGEPAPYQGEEEIILQTADALARD, from the coding sequence ATGATCCAGAGCGGCGTTGCAAGCGGAGACATCACGCCCGAACCCGGCCCAGTACTTCAGGGACATTGGAACACCAACCCCTCGCATTCCGTACTCTACCCTCTGGAAGTACGGGCGGTTGTATTTGCCGAAGAAGATGTACAAATAGCCATTGCCACACTCGACGTCATCGGCATAACAAAAGCCACCACTGACCGAATCCGGGCGAAAGTGGCAAATATTATCCCGGGAGACAGCATAATGGTAGCGTGCAGCCACACGCACTGCGCCCTCGCCACACTGCCGTGTTTGGGCGGGACTCCCGACCCCGAATATATGGATCGCATAGTCGAAACCACCGCCGCGTGCATAGCCGAAGCAGCCGCAAATCTCCAGCCCGTAACCCTTGGCCTGGGATGCGGATCCGCGCATTTCAACATCAACCGCCGTCCGCTCCCCGGAGCCTCGAGCATGACCTTGAACTACGGCGGAATCGTCGATCGCCGCGTAAGAGTCTTACACGTAACAGGAGAAAACGGCACCCCCCTCGCCACATTATTCCACTACGCCTGTCACCCAACCACATTGAGCGGCGCCAACGGCATCATCTCGCCCGATTACCCCGGCATAGCCCGCAACCGAATTGAACAAACCCTCGGCGGCAAAGCACTCTTCTTACCCGGATGCTTTGGCAACATCCGCCCCGCCATCCTGAGCGAAACCGGGGGATTTGCATCCGCCACCAGAGAACAATTGGACGCGTGTGGTCACGAACTCGGTGATGAAGTATGCCGCATAGCTACAGGACTAAACACCAGAAGTACACAAGGTATATCTGCCCGCCGCACCGACATAGCCATACCATTCGGCAATCTGATGCCCGAAGACGAACTAAAAAAAATGGCCGCAGACGAAAGCGAACGCGGACAATTATTGACAGGACCCTGGGCAAGAGAAGTACTGGACATGGCAGCATCAGGCACCATCCCATCTGAAAAACCCACCGAAATGCAACTGATACAGGTAGGACCAATAGCACTGATCACCATACCGGGCGAACCCGTACAGGAAATTGGGCATGCAATGGAAAAAAGACTGCGGGACATCAGCGCGGACCTGTGGCCCGTGGGCTATGCCAACGACGAAGTGGGATATTTGTGTACAGAGCGGCAATACGAAGAAGGCGGTTACGAACCCAATGCCTATCCGTATTACGGGGAACCCGCGCCATATCAGGGTGAAGAAGAAATCATCCTGCAAACAGCAGACGCTTTAGCACGGGACTAA
- a CDS encoding haloacid dehalogenase type II: MTIKALTFDVFGTVVDWRSSVIRDGERLGERLGLDIDWAAFADAWRGGYGPSMNRVRTGELPWTKIDDLHRMILDELLKKFGISGLSEEEIADFNRVWHRLDPWPDAAGGLWRLKSRYLISTLSNGNVSLLANMAKYGGLPWDCILSAELAGHYKPDAETYLKAIELLSCEPREVMMVAAHQGDLHHAAGVGMKTAFVFRPLERGPNAKKDLPPDLDFDIIAHDFHDLADQLGCH, encoded by the coding sequence ATGACAATCAAAGCATTGACATTTGACGTATTCGGCACAGTGGTCGATTGGCGCAGTTCAGTCATCCGCGACGGCGAGCGATTGGGCGAGCGACTGGGATTGGACATCGATTGGGCTGCATTTGCCGATGCGTGGCGCGGGGGCTATGGCCCATCGATGAACCGCGTCCGCACGGGCGAATTGCCCTGGACAAAAATCGACGACCTGCACCGCATGATCCTGGACGAACTCCTGAAAAAATTCGGCATCTCGGGATTATCCGAAGAAGAAATCGCGGACTTCAATCGCGTCTGGCATCGCCTCGACCCCTGGCCCGATGCCGCAGGCGGCTTATGGCGGTTAAAATCGCGGTACCTGATCTCCACACTATCCAACGGCAATGTATCGCTACTCGCCAACATGGCCAAATACGGCGGACTACCCTGGGATTGCATCTTATCCGCTGAATTGGCCGGGCATTACAAACCCGATGCCGAAACCTATTTAAAAGCCATCGAACTGCTCAGTTGTGAACCCCGGGAAGTCATGATGGTCGCCGCCCATCAGGGCGACCTGCACCATGCAGCTGGCGTCGGCATGAAAACAGCATTCGTATTCCGACCCCTCGAACGGGGCCCCAACGCCAAAAAAGACTTACCCCCCGATCTGGACTTCGACATCATAGCCCATGACTTTCACGACCTCGCCGATCAACTGGGATGTCATTAA
- a CDS encoding LLM class flavin-dependent oxidoreductase, translated as MEPIKYGMFIMPFHAPDKPLSQGFDEDLELVVKAEELGFDEFWIGEHHTMKYETIVTPEIFIGRALGETQSIRLGPAPVCLNLHHPAYVASRLSFLDHLSKGRLNLCFGPGSVTSDQELYGLDPKSGGAMTGEAIDAILNLWTSDPPYEHRGKYWQFQLKDNIDEETQIGFIHKPFQQPHPPIAMPGMSRNSHSMQTAGERGFQPFSACLISGNVVADNWQIYEQSALQVGRQPQRTDWKIARSIFLADTTAEAVKKARHNSLAKNYEYIGRLFDRGLGRQVYKRDLDMPDSECNLDYLMTEQIIAGDVDEALRRLLDLFEETGPFGTLVLMGYDWDDKDSWIYSMELFARELMPALNKAVGAVP; from the coding sequence ATGGAACCCATCAAATACGGTATGTTCATCATGCCCTTCCACGCCCCGGACAAGCCGTTGAGTCAGGGATTTGACGAGGATTTGGAACTCGTTGTCAAAGCCGAAGAACTGGGCTTTGATGAATTTTGGATCGGCGAACACCACACCATGAAATACGAAACCATTGTCACGCCCGAAATTTTCATCGGGCGCGCCCTGGGTGAGACCCAGAGCATCCGCCTGGGACCGGCACCGGTCTGTTTGAACCTGCACCACCCCGCCTATGTCGCCAGTCGTCTATCTTTTTTGGATCACCTGTCCAAAGGCCGACTCAATCTGTGCTTTGGCCCGGGCAGTGTCACCTCAGACCAGGAACTGTACGGCCTGGATCCCAAATCGGGCGGCGCAATGACCGGGGAAGCCATTGACGCCATCCTCAATTTATGGACATCGGATCCACCCTACGAGCACCGGGGGAAATACTGGCAATTCCAGCTCAAAGACAATATTGACGAGGAAACCCAGATCGGCTTCATCCACAAACCCTTTCAACAGCCCCACCCGCCCATCGCCATGCCGGGAATGAGCCGCAACTCACACAGCATGCAAACAGCTGGCGAGCGCGGCTTCCAGCCCTTTTCCGCCTGCCTGATATCGGGCAACGTGGTAGCCGACAACTGGCAGATCTACGAGCAGAGCGCCCTGCAGGTGGGACGGCAACCACAGCGGACCGACTGGAAAATCGCCCGCTCAATCTTTCTCGCCGACACCACGGCCGAAGCCGTAAAAAAGGCGCGGCACAATTCCCTGGCAAAAAATTACGAATACATCGGACGCCTATTCGACAGGGGCCTGGGGCGCCAGGTGTACAAGCGCGACCTGGACATGCCCGACTCCGAGTGCAATCTGGACTATTTGATGACCGAACAGATCATCGCTGGCGACGTCGATGAAGCACTGCGTCGCTTGCTGGACCTGTTCGAGGAAACCGGACCCTTTGGCACGCTCGTGCTAATGGGCTACGACTGGGACGACAAAGATAGTTGGATATACAGCATGGAATTATTCGCCCGTGAACTAATGCCAGCTTTGAACAAAGCAGTAGGCGCAGTACCGTAG
- a CDS encoding insulinase family protein has product MIRNYVILLCCTCIITSCATTQTEIETPQPPAPQPPPSPTLSIDPAVRTGKLANGLRYVIRENKRPENRAELRLVVNAGSILEDEDQQGLAHFAEHMAFNGTANFPKQEIIDFLESIGMRFGAHLNAYTSFDETVYMLRMPTDSTEVMEKAFRILGDWAHRVKFDPEEIEKERGVVIEEWRSGRGARARMRDKQLPVLLKDSRYAERLPIGKKALLDTFKHESLTRFYRDWYRPDLMAIIAVGDFETDAIETLIKKTFDPIPKAENPRARTAYTVPDHGETLFAITTDPENSQSSIDIYFMQDVAPEGTVEDYRSMLIRNMFNSMLNQRFREITKKPDPPFLGAGSGRGNLVRTKAAYILGAGVKEGGIERGLEAVLTEAIRVQRHGFTQPEVDRLKTNMLRSIEQSYRERDRRRSRGFASEYIRHILTGEPIPGIEIERDLFQKLLPSIQVEEINRLVGEWITDKNRVIVVTAPEKDGLAVPSEADLLNIINEVQQKEVEPYVEDVSDDPLIANIPTPGKVVRETTIDTFGVTEWALSNGVKVVMKPTDFKNDEILFTSFSPGGHSLSSDENYMAASTATSAIMESGLGKFNQIELNKKLAGKVVRVSPRISSLSEGVSGSASPEDIETMFQLIHLIFTEPRADSLAFQALLDRYRGILQNRDMRPTTAYSDTIQVTMSQYHIRSRPLSNEILGEMDLQKSLAFYKDRFADASDFTFVFVGNFEPEKIKPLIETYLGGLPALNRGETWRDTGVRAPKGVIEKTVKRGQEPKSSTRLIFTGPIDYNDRFRRYVFGSMGDVLQIKLRELLREDEGGTYGVGVRTSLSRWPEGRYSISISFGCDPERLEELTQLVFAQIDSMKQKPVEQSYIDKVTEMDLRGRETNKKENGYWRRTLSTYYQNEIDLMAWLTYEDEVIKKLTAEHVQKSTQQYFNLENYARFVLLPEEGVTAK; this is encoded by the coding sequence ATGATCAGGAACTACGTTATTCTACTCTGCTGTACGTGTATCATAACCTCGTGTGCAACAACGCAGACAGAAATTGAAACACCTCAACCACCAGCCCCCCAACCGCCGCCATCACCCACCTTGTCCATCGACCCTGCTGTGCGAACGGGCAAACTGGCAAATGGGCTTCGCTACGTAATCCGGGAGAACAAACGACCGGAAAACCGCGCTGAACTGCGCCTCGTAGTCAATGCGGGATCCATTCTGGAAGACGAAGATCAGCAGGGACTGGCGCACTTTGCCGAACACATGGCATTTAATGGCACGGCCAACTTCCCCAAACAGGAAATAATCGATTTCCTCGAAAGCATTGGCATGCGCTTTGGCGCGCACTTAAATGCCTACACGAGTTTTGACGAGACCGTCTATATGCTTCGCATGCCCACAGACAGCACCGAAGTAATGGAAAAAGCATTTCGCATCCTGGGCGACTGGGCGCATCGGGTAAAATTTGACCCCGAAGAAATAGAAAAAGAAAGGGGCGTGGTCATAGAAGAATGGCGTTCGGGACGCGGAGCCAGAGCGCGCATGCGCGACAAACAATTGCCGGTCTTGCTCAAAGACTCGCGTTATGCCGAGCGTTTGCCCATCGGCAAAAAAGCATTACTCGACACATTCAAGCACGAATCCCTCACGCGCTTTTATCGCGACTGGTATCGACCCGACCTCATGGCTATCATTGCAGTGGGAGACTTTGAAACAGACGCGATTGAAACCCTGATCAAAAAGACCTTTGACCCGATACCAAAAGCAGAGAACCCGCGTGCCCGAACCGCCTATACGGTTCCCGACCACGGTGAAACCCTATTTGCGATTACAACCGACCCGGAAAATTCTCAATCTTCCATCGATATCTATTTCATGCAAGATGTCGCGCCCGAAGGTACCGTGGAAGATTATCGCAGCATGCTCATTCGCAACATGTTCAACAGCATGCTCAATCAGCGATTTAGAGAAATAACCAAAAAGCCCGATCCACCATTTCTGGGCGCAGGCTCCGGCCGCGGAAACCTCGTCAGAACCAAAGCTGCATACATCCTGGGCGCAGGCGTCAAAGAAGGGGGAATTGAACGCGGCCTGGAAGCCGTCTTAACAGAAGCCATTCGCGTCCAACGCCACGGATTTACGCAACCCGAAGTAGATCGCCTAAAAACCAACATGTTGCGCAGCATCGAACAATCTTATCGCGAGCGCGACAGACGCCGTTCGCGCGGTTTTGCATCGGAATACATCCGTCACATATTGACAGGCGAACCCATTCCGGGCATTGAAATCGAACGCGATTTATTTCAAAAATTACTCCCGAGCATTCAAGTCGAAGAAATCAACCGCCTCGTCGGCGAATGGATCACCGACAAAAACCGCGTCATCGTAGTCACCGCACCCGAGAAAGATGGTCTCGCTGTTCCGTCCGAAGCGGACTTGCTGAACATAATCAACGAAGTCCAGCAAAAAGAGGTTGAACCCTATGTGGAAGATGTATCCGACGACCCCCTCATCGCGAATATCCCAACGCCGGGAAAGGTCGTACGCGAAACAACAATCGACACCTTTGGCGTCACAGAATGGGCCTTGAGCAATGGGGTAAAAGTCGTCATGAAGCCCACGGACTTCAAAAACGATGAAATCCTATTCACATCCTTCAGCCCGGGCGGTCATTCTCTATCAAGCGATGAAAATTACATGGCGGCATCCACAGCGACATCAGCCATAATGGAAAGCGGTCTGGGAAAATTCAATCAAATTGAACTCAATAAAAAACTCGCCGGCAAAGTCGTGCGCGTATCGCCCCGCATCAGCAGCCTCAGCGAGGGCGTATCGGGCAGCGCGTCTCCCGAAGACATAGAAACCATGTTCCAACTCATACATCTCATCTTCACAGAACCGCGTGCAGACTCTCTGGCATTTCAAGCACTACTGGACCGCTATCGAGGCATATTGCAAAACCGGGACATGAGACCAACGACAGCTTATTCCGATACAATTCAAGTTACCATGTCTCAATACCACATCAGATCGCGCCCGCTATCAAACGAAATACTGGGGGAAATGGACCTGCAAAAATCGCTGGCATTTTACAAAGACCGATTTGCCGATGCCAGTGACTTCACATTTGTATTTGTCGGCAACTTTGAGCCAGAAAAAATAAAACCCCTGATAGAAACCTATCTCGGCGGATTACCCGCACTCAATCGCGGAGAAACCTGGCGCGACACAGGCGTCAGAGCACCAAAAGGCGTCATTGAAAAAACAGTGAAACGGGGACAAGAACCCAAAAGTAGCACACGGCTGATCTTCACCGGGCCCATTGATTACAACGATCGATTCAGGCGGTATGTCTTTGGCTCAATGGGCGACGTCTTGCAGATAAAACTTCGAGAATTACTCCGAGAAGACGAGGGCGGCACGTACGGCGTTGGCGTGCGCACATCTCTCTCGCGTTGGCCCGAAGGCCGATACAGCATCTCAATCAGCTTTGGATGCGATCCCGAACGGTTGGAAGAATTGACACAACTCGTCTTTGCCCAAATTGACAGCATGAAACAAAAACCCGTCGAACAATCCTACATCGACAAAGTGACCGAAATGGATCTGCGGGGTCGAGAAACGAACAAAAAAGAAAACGGCTACTGGCGCAGAACGCTGAGTACGTATTACCAGAATGAGATCGACTTGATGGCGTGGTTGACATACGAAGACGAAGTCATCAAAAAACTCACAGCAGAACACGTGCAGAAATCAACACAGCAATACTTCAACCTGGAAAACTACGCGCGATTCGTCCTATTACCCGAAGAAGGGGTGACGGCAAAATGA
- a CDS encoding glutamate-5-semialdehyde dehydrogenase produces the protein MADDIKAAARTARQAALALSQATEKQRNAALEAIAQALHANRDHILEANKRDQTAAEKMLAQGEITLPLIKRLKVDDEKLDSEIIVGVRSVAAQEDPIGKTQAATELDEGLNLYRVTVPIGVIGVVFESRPDALVQIATLCLKSGNAIMLKGGSEAFHSNRALAEIMVAATADLDGIPEGWMHLLETREEVAGILELHDLIDLIIPRGGNEFVQHIMNNTKIPVMGHADGICHVYVDKDADLKKAVRIAIDSKTQYAAVCNAAETLLVHAEIARNFFATAIQQLTDEGVLIRGDARTLDLAASADALTPASDSDWSTEYLDYVLSVKVVDSVEEAIAHINEYSSHHTDAIITENQQAAKRFLQAVDSASVIHNASTRFADGFRYGLGAEVGISTNRLHSRGPVGLEGLVIYKYVVTGNGHIADDYIGENARTFTHRKLDAVWRPE, from the coding sequence ATGGCAGATGATATCAAAGCTGCGGCGAGAACCGCGCGGCAGGCTGCACTCGCATTGAGTCAGGCAACGGAAAAACAGCGCAATGCCGCGCTCGAGGCCATAGCACAGGCATTGCATGCTAATCGCGATCACATTTTGGAAGCCAACAAACGCGATCAGACAGCGGCAGAAAAAATGCTGGCACAGGGAGAAATCACCCTCCCCCTGATCAAGCGCCTGAAAGTAGATGATGAAAAGCTGGACAGTGAAATAATAGTTGGCGTCCGCAGTGTCGCAGCCCAAGAAGACCCCATTGGCAAAACGCAGGCCGCGACCGAATTGGACGAAGGCCTCAACCTCTATCGCGTAACCGTCCCAATAGGCGTAATAGGCGTGGTCTTTGAATCGCGCCCCGACGCGCTGGTGCAAATCGCGACACTATGTCTAAAATCCGGCAATGCCATCATGCTCAAAGGCGGCAGCGAAGCATTTCACAGTAACCGCGCACTGGCCGAAATCATGGTCGCTGCAACGGCTGACCTGGACGGCATCCCCGAAGGATGGATGCACCTTCTGGAAACGCGAGAAGAAGTCGCGGGCATTCTCGAACTACACGACCTCATCGACCTGATCATTCCGCGCGGCGGCAATGAATTCGTACAACACATCATGAACAACACAAAAATCCCCGTCATGGGGCATGCCGACGGCATCTGCCATGTGTACGTGGATAAAGACGCCGACCTGAAAAAAGCCGTGCGCATCGCCATCGATTCCAAGACGCAGTACGCAGCCGTCTGCAACGCCGCCGAAACCCTGCTGGTACACGCCGAAATCGCCAGGAACTTTTTCGCCACGGCAATACAACAACTCACCGACGAAGGCGTCTTGATCCGCGGCGACGCCCGCACCCTGGACCTCGCCGCCAGCGCAGATGCCCTGACCCCGGCCAGTGACAGCGACTGGTCAACCGAATACCTCGACTATGTCCTATCGGTCAAAGTCGTCGATTCGGTCGAAGAAGCAATTGCCCACATCAACGAATACAGCAGCCACCACACCGACGCGATCATAACCGAAAACCAGCAAGCCGCGAAAAGATTCTTGCAAGCCGTGGATTCGGCATCCGTCATACACAATGCGTCAACCCGGTTTGCCGACGGATTTCGCTATGGCCTCGGCGCCGAAGTGGGCATCAGCACCAACCGCCTGCACAGCCGCGGACCCGTGGGCCTCGAAGGCCTCGTCATCTACAAATACGTAGTAACAGGTAACGGACATATTGCGGACGATTACATCGGCGAAAATGCCAGAACATTTACACATCGAAAACTGGATGCGGTCTGGCGTCCGGAATAA
- a CDS encoding nucleotidyl transferase AbiEii/AbiGii toxin family protein, with the protein MHALNFWKTVTMDHSHFLENLITLLAEHDIAYCVIGGQAVNAYVEPVVSLDLDLVVAIAQFKQVVALLEANFEVKQFPHSLNVYQKGSDLRVQIQTDARYFDFPDRAAPREILGLELPVARLEDTLQGKIWAAMDTDRRSSKRQKDLADIARLIETYPFLQSRVPSEILSKLV; encoded by the coding sequence ATGCACGCACTCAATTTTTGGAAAACAGTGACAATGGATCACAGCCATTTTTTAGAGAACCTGATCACTTTATTGGCAGAACACGACATTGCGTATTGCGTAATTGGTGGGCAAGCCGTCAATGCCTATGTAGAGCCAGTGGTCAGCCTGGATCTCGATCTGGTTGTCGCTATTGCACAATTCAAACAAGTTGTAGCCTTGTTGGAAGCGAACTTTGAGGTAAAGCAATTTCCCCATAGCCTCAACGTGTATCAAAAAGGGTCCGACTTACGCGTACAAATTCAAACAGATGCGCGATATTTTGATTTTCCAGATCGCGCTGCACCGCGCGAAATACTCGGCCTTGAACTGCCAGTTGCTCGTCTTGAAGATACATTACAGGGCAAAATATGGGCTGCGATGGATACGGACCGACGCAGCAGCAAACGGCAAAAAGATCTGGCCGACATTGCTCGCCTCATTGAAACGTATCCTTTTCTACAATCGCGCGTTCCATCAGAAATCCTTTCAAAACTGGTGTAG